CGCCGGGGAGTGGAGGTGGCCAACAGCTGTGGCCGCTTTCTGGCCTTCATGGCAATCGGCCTAGGCGCACTTTTAATCTTTAAGGGTTCCGGCCTAAGTGGCACCTGGCTGATCCTGCTGGGCTGGTTTGGCCTGGGAGCAGCCCGCAACCAAAGCCAGTTGCTGACCCTGCAACGCCTATTGCATGAGATGGCAGTGGCCGATGCGGCAGGCCGGCGCTACCGGGTACTGGAGGCCAATGGATCCCCCAGGGAGCTCAGCCAAATCCAGCTTGGTGAGGCCAAGGAAATGGGCCAGGGGGATTGGCTGCTTGTCTGCGATCGGGGCCGCTGGAAAGGAGTGATCGACGACGCACTCCTCCAACAACTGCCCGTACAGCGCTGGGACACCGACCGGATCGGGGACCACATCAAACCCCTCGATAGCCTGCCGGCGATTGCGGCCACTGCCCCCCTCTGGCAGGCGGTACAACAACTAGAAGATGGGAACCACAGCCGGCTGCTGGTACTCAGTGCCGCTGGTTTGCCCTGCGGCACCCTGGAGCGCCCCGAACTCGGGGCCGCGGTGCTGGCCCGCCTAGGACTGAAACTCCCTACCCCCCTACTGGAAATGGCCCGCAGGCAAAACACCTATCCCCTCGGCCTGGGCCTGCCCCAGGTGGTGCGCACGATGGTGGCTACCGGTGAGGTGCAAGCTCGGGAAGCAACCGACTGATTTGCTGCCATTCGGACTCCTGCAGAGGCTCAAGCGAGCCAGGCAGCAGGGCTGCTGGCAAGGCCAAACGGGCGGCGGCCAGCAACTGTCCCTCAAGCTCCTCGCTGGGAAAAGCTAGGGGAGTAGGAGATTGGCCAAAAAGCTGCTGCCACAGCTCTGGCGGAGGATTCACCGGAATTGAGCCGTGCTGCAGCAGGTTGCCCTGGCGCCATAGCTGGGCATTGCCAATGCGCTTGACGCCCCTGGCGTTTACCAAATCAGCTGGCGTACGCAGCGCAAAACAATTGCCGCTGCTCCCCAGCAACTGCTGGTCGCCAAATTGCAACGGTTCTCCCATGGCGGCAAAGGCCCTTTGCAGCCAGGTGCAACAGAGGCGATAGGCCTCCTGGCGATTGGCGGGAGCCCCTGGCCACACCAGGGCATAGGTGAGGTCGCCGGCATGCAAAACCGCCCGCCCGCCGCTGGGCCTGCGCACCATATCGATCACCCCTTGCTCAGCCAGGCTTGACCAGTGGGACGGCCACTGCTGCTGGTGAAAACCCAGCGACAGGGTTGGCCGCTGCCAGCGATAGAGCCGGAAGGCCGGTCGCCCCTGGTCCAGCAACCAGCGATCCAGGGCCATCTGCCAGCTACCTTCCAACTCCAGGGTTGGCAGCCACCGGGCCCCAGCTGATGGGTTTAGGGCTGGAGCTGGGGCACGGTTGGCCATTGACCCAGATTGCCTGGAGAAGCAGGCAGCAACTCCCAAAATCCCGAATCCAGCTCGTAACCCAAGACTGCCGCCATCTGGGCCAAACCCTGGCGGCAATTGAGACCCTGGCCCTGGGCCCAGGCATCTAGCCCAAACAGGCGATGGGTAATCCAGAGCTCCATGGCCTCTGGAGCGAAGCGAATGCCCTCTTTGCGGCTGAAATGGTGGGGCAACAGCATCGCCACATGGCGGGTGAGCTGGCCGCTAGCCCGCTCTAAAACCAGGGGCAGCCATGGATAGGTGGCATCCGCGTAGAGGGTCCAGAGGCGAAGCTCGGCAATTTCGGAAAGTTCGCGCGGATCATCGGCCTGGCGGGGCCAGAGGTAGCTGAGCTCTAGGCAGCCCGCAGCTCTGACCAGATCAACAGCCCCAAGCTCGGCCCAGCTGGCCAAGGGAGTCAAATCCAAGCGCCCGATGGCAGCGGCCCCAATTTCTACGGCCCCTGGTGCGGCCCCTGGCGCGGCCATGGCCCCTTCCTCTTGTGCTTGCACTTGATCAAAACTCCCTGGGTCAATGGCCATCAAGAGCTGTGACAGCAGGCCATTAATTCCTGGACCGTAGCTACTTCAAGCAGAACAATGGATCAACCACAACTTCTATTGAGCCATGGTGTCTTCCCTCAGCCAAGCCGAAATCCTGATTGCCCTGGTGGTGGCTGCCCACGCTGGCGTTTTGGCCGTTCGCCTCTGCTTCAGCCTCTACGAGGCCTGATTCGGGAAAACTGATCCTGAAATCCTGTTCGGATAGGGGGGATAGATTGCGGCGGCACGCTTTAACCGCTAAAAAACCCTCAATCCGGCGTTGGTTTATCAATTGGCAATCCGGTCACGCCCCCACCAGCCGGCAGCTAGCAAGCCCAACAATTTGCTTAGCAAACCCACCATTGTGCCCTCGAAACATGCTGTGTTTGGGAGCAATGGTGAGCTACTGAGCCTTTCATCTGCCAGCCAAGAGTTGCTCTGCAGCCTGGTGGGCCTTACGGTCAAGCTCAGCTTGGTGGCGGTGACTGGGGTAAGCCTGATGAGGCTTGGTGTTGCCTACCAGGAGCGGATGGAGCGCCAAGGCGAATTGAGTGCGGTGCTTGAACTGGAGAACTCAAAGCTCAGCAAGGCCCGTGACCGATTTGATCAATTGTTTGCCGCAGGCGGAGAACAACAATTGATCCGCGAACAAAATCAGTGGATTTCCCCCAACAAGCTGAGGGTCGTCTGGCAGCGCCAGCCGTAGGTTGGAGTCCCTTAGCCAAGCTGGCCCATCCATGGCTGCCATCTCCCGCACCGGAACCGTTCTGATAACCGGTACCACCTCGGGAGTTGGGCTCAATGCCACAAAGGCCCTGGTGGCCAGGGGCTGGACCGTGGTCACCGCCAATCGGGACCCGGTCAAGGCGGCGGCGGCGGCCCAAGCCATGGATATTCCAGATCAATTCCTGAACCATCTGCGCATGGATTTAGGCGATCTGGATAGCGTCCGGGTTGGTGTCGAAACCCTTGTGGCCTCCCTGGGCCAGCCCCTAGATGCCCTGTTGATCAATGCGGCCGTCTACAAGCCCCGCCTTAAGCAACCCGAGCGATCCCCCCAGGGTTACGAGCTTTCAATGGCCACAAACCACCTGGGCCATTTCCTCCTGATCCAATTGCTGCTGGAGGAAATTCAACGCTCTGAGCACCCCTCCCGCAGGGTGGTGATCATGGGCACCGTCACGGCGAATTCCAAGGAGTTGGGCGGCAAAATCCCCATCCCGGCCCCAGCGGACCTCGGCGACCTGGCCGGCTTCAAGGCGGGATTTAAGGCTCCGATCGCCATGGCCAATGCCAAGCCCTTCAAGCCCGGCAAGGCCTACAAGGACAGCAAGCTCTGCAACATGATCACCACCCAGGAACTGCACCGCCGGCTCCACGCCCAAACCGGGATTGTGTTCAGCTCGCTCTACCCGGGCTGCGTGGCTGACACGCCCCTTTTTCGCCATGCCCCAAGGGCATTTCAAAAGATCTTTCCCTGGTTTCAGAAAAACATCACCGGGGGCTACGTGAGCCAAGCCCTAGCCGGTGAGCGGGTGGCCCAGGTGGTAGCCGATCCAGAATTTGCCAGCTCCGGGGTTCACTGGAGCTGGGGCAATCGCCAAAAGGAAGGCGGCAAGCAGTTCAGCCAGGAGCTATCTGGCAAGGCCAGCAATCCAGAAACGGCCCAAGGGGTCTGGGATCTCTCCAAGAAGCTGGTGGGCCTGGCCTAGCCCAAACAGCTAACCATCAAAGGCGGCGGCGGAAACCATCGCCACCAAAGCCATTGCTTGCACCCCTCTCGCCGTCGTCGGAGCTGCGGCTGAGCTTCCACACGTTGCGGCTGACCCGCCGGGCCAACAGGCCGCCGCGCTCCACCAGGGCAGTACCAGGCCTGGCCCCCAGCAGGTGGCTCACTTCAGCGGTGCTCAAGGGTGCGCTGGTCTGAATTGCCAGCTGAATCAATTCGAGCCGTTGGCGCAGGGCGGCCAGGTCCGCTTGACCACCATCCTCTCCCTCATTCCAGGACCAGGGCAGGTCCTGGCCGGCGGCGGCCATTTTCTGCATCAAACCCAGGCCAATGAAGGCCAGGGCCTGTTCGGGCTTCACCCCATCGGCGGCGGCCTGGGCCATCCATTCCTGCATCGGTTTAGCGGTGGTGGAGGTAGTGGTTGTGGCGGTGGCGGTCTGGGAGTTGCGCTTGGTGGCCATCGGAATCAGGTCCAACGATGGCTGGACGGTACCGGCTCCTTTTCAGGCCGCAAGGGCCTGGCGGCTGAGCGGTAAAGTCTCGCCACCAGTAAGTAGCGCGGGGCGAGCCACATAATTAGATGCCCCCAAGCTCGCTGCCACCCTCGAGATCTGCCGCCCGGATAGGGGCGAGATCTGGAGCCCTTGGGGCCAGATCTGGTGAGCGCACTGCAATTACGGGCACAGTGGTCAGCGGCGAGAGCAGCGGAGCCAGCTGCGTCATCACCACCGACAGCGAAGGTTCAAGGCTGGCGCGGCAGTCCAGCCACGTGCAGTCGATTGAGCTGCGCACCTACGTTTTCCTCGATTCCCTGCAGCCCCAACTGGCTGCCTACATGGGCACGGTCTCCCAGGGATTCCTGCCCATTCCAGGCGATGCCTGCCTCTGGCTTGAGGTGTCGCCGGGGATGGCGGTGCACAGGGTCACGGACATAGCCCTCAAGGCCAGCACCGTGCGCCTGGGCCAAATGATCGTGGAGCGGGCCTTTGGCTCGCTCGCCCTCTACCACCGCGACCAGAGCAATGTGCTCCACTCCGGCGATGTGGTGCTGGAAGCGATCGGCAGCAGCATCGAGCGCCGCAGCCGCTGTGAAGTGAGCTGGACCGAAATCATTCGAGCCATCACCCCAGACCATGCGGTGCTGATCAACCGCCAAAACCGGCGCGGCTCGATGATCCAGTCGGGGATGAGCATGTTCATCCTCGAAACCGAGCCCGCCGGCTACGTGCTCATAGCGGCCAACGAGGCAGAGAAGTCGTCCAACATCACGGTGGTGGATGTCAAAGCGGTCGGGGCCTTCGGTCGCCTCACCCTGGCTGGCAAAGAGGGCGATGTGGAGGAGGCTGCAGCTGCGGCGATGCGGGCCATTCACCACATCAACCAA
This genomic interval from Cyanobium sp. WAJ14-Wanaka contains the following:
- a CDS encoding site-2 protease family protein, producing MGDGWQVMTIRGIPLRVHPSWFVILVLATAAFSQQYAARIDPAISVPTQWSMGFVTALLLFVSVLLHELGHSLVALAQGVKVRSITLFLLGGVASVERECSSAMGALQVAVAGPAVSLVLGFALLAISQAAQNSSPLLGSMAGELGALNLVLGLFNLLPGLPLDGGLIVKALVWQFSGNQRRGVEVANSCGRFLAFMAIGLGALLIFKGSGLSGTWLILLGWFGLGAARNQSQLLTLQRLLHEMAVADAAGRRYRVLEANGSPRELSQIQLGEAKEMGQGDWLLVCDRGRWKGVIDDALLQQLPVQRWDTDRIGDHIKPLDSLPAIAATAPLWQAVQQLEDGNHSRLLVLSAAGLPCGTLERPELGAAVLARLGLKLPTPLLEMARRQNTYPLGLGLPQVVRTMVATGEVQAREATD
- a CDS encoding lipoate--protein ligase family protein; protein product: MANRAPAPALNPSAGARWLPTLELEGSWQMALDRWLLDQGRPAFRLYRWQRPTLSLGFHQQQWPSHWSSLAEQGVIDMVRRPSGGRAVLHAGDLTYALVWPGAPANRQEAYRLCCTWLQRAFAAMGEPLQFGDQQLLGSSGNCFALRTPADLVNARGVKRIGNAQLWRQGNLLQHGSIPVNPPPELWQQLFGQSPTPLAFPSEELEGQLLAAARLALPAALLPGSLEPLQESEWQQISRLLPELAPHR
- a CDS encoding CRR6 family NdhI maturation factor, with the translated sequence MAAPGAAPGAVEIGAAAIGRLDLTPLASWAELGAVDLVRAAGCLELSYLWPRQADDPRELSEIAELRLWTLYADATYPWLPLVLERASGQLTRHVAMLLPHHFSRKEGIRFAPEAMELWITHRLFGLDAWAQGQGLNCRQGLAQMAAVLGYELDSGFWELLPASPGNLGQWPTVPQLQP
- the psaM gene encoding photosystem I reaction center subunit XII is translated as MVSSLSQAEILIALVVAAHAGVLAVRLCFSLYEA
- a CDS encoding protochlorophyllide reductase produces the protein MAAISRTGTVLITGTTSGVGLNATKALVARGWTVVTANRDPVKAAAAAQAMDIPDQFLNHLRMDLGDLDSVRVGVETLVASLGQPLDALLINAAVYKPRLKQPERSPQGYELSMATNHLGHFLLIQLLLEEIQRSEHPSRRVVIMGTVTANSKELGGKIPIPAPADLGDLAGFKAGFKAPIAMANAKPFKPGKAYKDSKLCNMITTQELHRRLHAQTGIVFSSLYPGCVADTPLFRHAPRAFQKIFPWFQKNITGGYVSQALAGERVAQVVADPEFASSGVHWSWGNRQKEGGKQFSQELSGKASNPETAQGVWDLSKKLVGLA
- a CDS encoding BMC domain-containing protein translates to MPPSSLPPSRSAARIGARSGALGARSGERTAITGTVVSGESSGASCVITTDSEGSRLARQSSHVQSIELRTYVFLDSLQPQLAAYMGTVSQGFLPIPGDACLWLEVSPGMAVHRVTDIALKASTVRLGQMIVERAFGSLALYHRDQSNVLHSGDVVLEAIGSSIERRSRCEVSWTEIIRAITPDHAVLINRQNRRGSMIQSGMSMFILETEPAGYVLIAANEAEKSSNITVVDVKAVGAFGRLTLAGKEGDVEEAAAAAMRAIHHINQSAQ